A single window of Cytobacillus dafuensis DNA harbors:
- a CDS encoding response regulator, with protein sequence MAQKILIVDDAAFMRMMIKDILTKNGYEVVGEAADGAQAVEKYKESQPDLVTMDITMPEMDGITALKEIKKINPNAKVIMCSAMGQQAMVIDAIQAGAKDFIVKPFQADRVIEAISKTLG encoded by the coding sequence ATGGCACAAAAAATTTTAATTGTAGATGATGCAGCATTTATGAGAATGATGATTAAAGATATCCTTACAAAAAATGGATATGAAGTTGTTGGAGAAGCAGCTGATGGAGCGCAGGCAGTAGAGAAGTATAAAGAATCACAGCCTGATTTAGTAACAATGGATATTACAATGCCTGAAATGGATGGGATTACAGCTTTAAAGGAAATTAAAAAGATCAATCCTAATGCGAAAGTGATTATGTGTTCAGCAATGGGACAGCAAGCAATGGTTATTGATGCTATCCAAGCAGGTGCCAAGGATTTTATTGTTAAGCCATTCCAAGCTGACCGTGTTATTGAAGCGATTTCCAAAACTTTAGGATAA
- a CDS encoding flagellar biosynthetic protein FliO, translating into MQFVKRTILSLLLIGIALLGLNAPAYAEQMNSVKDCIEHPDTCDQDQPSKEQEKEKEIQKNEPSKVGLNTWDFIKMIFATIFVVALLYFMLKLINKKSKTYKSSQLVENLGGTSLGTNRSVQLIKVGNRILVVGVGENIQLLKEIEDKEEYGQLIKEYNQKMEQLIQPSDIVTKVLQRRKNTQQDDRKGNHFQSLLKQQLDNISKDRKKMYEEMEKKGSDER; encoded by the coding sequence TTGCAATTTGTAAAACGAACAATTCTTTCTCTTCTATTAATAGGTATTGCTCTGCTGGGCTTGAATGCACCAGCCTATGCAGAGCAAATGAATAGTGTGAAAGATTGTATTGAACATCCTGATACATGTGATCAAGATCAGCCTTCAAAGGAACAGGAAAAGGAAAAGGAAATACAAAAGAATGAACCTTCTAAGGTAGGGCTGAATACATGGGATTTTATAAAAATGATCTTTGCGACAATCTTTGTAGTAGCTCTCCTTTACTTTATGCTTAAATTAATAAATAAAAAAAGCAAAACTTATAAAAGTTCTCAGCTTGTTGAAAATTTAGGCGGTACTTCACTCGGTACTAATAGATCTGTCCAATTGATCAAAGTCGGAAATCGTATCTTGGTCGTTGGTGTGGGTGAAAATATACAATTGTTGAAAGAAATTGAAGATAAAGAAGAGTATGGCCAATTAATCAAAGAGTATAATCAAAAAATGGAACAACTTATACAACCAAGCGATATTGTGACAAAGGTACTTCAAAGAAGAAAAAATACTCAGCAGGATGATAGAAAAGGGAACCATTTTCAATCATTACTTAAACAACAGCTAGATAATATTTCAAAAGACAGAAAAAAAATGTACGAAGAGATGGAGAAGAAAGGGTCGGACGAACGATGA
- the fliP gene encoding flagellar type III secretion system pore protein FliP (The bacterial flagellar biogenesis protein FliP forms a type III secretion system (T3SS)-type pore required for flagellar assembly.) — MNEFMEFFNNSSPENVSTSVKLLLLLTVLSLAPSILILMTCFTRIVIVLSFVRTALATQQMPPNQVIIGLALFLTFFIMAPTFQQVNEEALTPLFNEEINLEEAYEKASIPFKEFMSAQTRQQDLALFLEYSKADPPESIEDIPLTALVPAFAISEIKTAFQIGFMIFIPFLVIDMVVASVLMSMGMMMLPPVMISLPFKILLFVLVDGWYLVVKSLLQSF; from the coding sequence ATGAATGAATTTATGGAGTTTTTTAACAACAGTTCGCCCGAAAATGTTTCGACGTCAGTCAAACTATTATTATTGCTGACAGTTTTGTCGCTTGCTCCTAGTATTCTTATCTTGATGACTTGTTTTACAAGAATAGTAATAGTTCTCTCCTTTGTCAGAACTGCGCTTGCTACGCAGCAAATGCCACCTAACCAAGTAATTATTGGCTTGGCATTATTTCTAACTTTTTTTATCATGGCGCCTACATTTCAACAAGTGAATGAGGAGGCATTAACACCGTTATTTAATGAAGAAATTAATTTAGAAGAGGCTTATGAAAAGGCATCGATTCCATTTAAAGAGTTTATGAGTGCCCAAACAAGGCAGCAGGATTTAGCGCTATTTCTTGAATATTCTAAAGCAGATCCTCCTGAATCAATTGAAGATATACCTTTAACTGCACTTGTGCCTGCATTTGCAATTAGTGAAATTAAGACCGCGTTCCAAATTGGATTTATGATCTTTATCCCTTTTCTTGTCATCGATATGGTTGTTGCGAGTGTACTCATGTCAATGGGGATGATGATGTTACCGCCTGTTATGATTTCACTGCCATTTAAAATATTATTATTTGTTCTAGTTGATGGTTGGTATCTCGTTGTTAAATCTCTTTTACAAAGTTTCTAA
- the fliQ gene encoding flagellar biosynthesis protein FliQ yields MTPETVITIAEQGILTVLMICGPLLLLALVVGLIVSIFQATTQIQEQTLAFIPKIVAVLVGIVFFGPWMLSHMLSYAGEIFSNLTRFVG; encoded by the coding sequence ATGACTCCCGAAACAGTAATAACAATCGCTGAACAAGGCATTTTAACTGTTTTAATGATATGTGGGCCTTTATTGCTCCTTGCTCTTGTTGTAGGTTTGATTGTAAGTATTTTTCAAGCAACAACACAAATTCAAGAACAGACTCTAGCATTCATTCCGAAAATCGTCGCTGTGTTAGTTGGGATTGTATTTTTTGGCCCTTGGATGCTTAGTCATATGCTCTCATATGCAGGTGAAATTTTTTCAAATTTAACGAGGTTTGTAGGATGA
- the fliR gene encoding flagellar biosynthetic protein FliR — protein MIDLSIQFPAFLLIFVRVTSFFLMMPLFSYRSIPTSAKIGLGFFMAMIMIFTVDIPEISIDSHYLLLVIKEALIGLLIGFIAYLILSAIQIAGGFIDFQMGFAIANVIDPQTGAQSPLMGQYLYTIALFFLLTVNGHHLMLDGIFYSYQFIPLDQPWIPFGNEDMAEYIIKAFNSMFVIAFQMSIPVVGSLFLVDIALGIVARTVPQLNVFVVGLPLKIGVSFIVLIAVMSIMLFVVSQLFETMLNTMRGLMEIIGGT, from the coding sequence ATGATAGATTTAAGCATCCAGTTTCCAGCTTTTTTACTTATTTTTGTGAGGGTAACATCTTTTTTCCTGATGATGCCCCTTTTTTCATATCGGTCTATCCCGACATCTGCAAAAATTGGCTTAGGCTTTTTCATGGCTATGATTATGATTTTTACAGTTGATATTCCAGAGATTTCAATTGATAGTCATTATTTGTTATTAGTTATAAAAGAAGCACTGATCGGGCTGCTTATTGGCTTTATTGCCTATCTAATTTTGTCAGCTATTCAAATAGCAGGTGGCTTTATTGACTTTCAAATGGGATTTGCGATTGCAAACGTAATTGATCCGCAAACGGGTGCGCAAAGCCCACTTATGGGTCAATATTTATATACAATTGCTCTATTCTTTTTACTAACTGTTAATGGTCATCATCTTATGTTAGATGGGATCTTTTACAGCTATCAGTTTATCCCATTAGATCAGCCATGGATTCCATTTGGCAACGAAGATATGGCCGAATATATTATTAAAGCATTTAATTCAATGTTTGTGATAGCGTTCCAAATGTCCATTCCAGTGGTTGGCAGTTTATTTTTAGTCGATATTGCATTAGGAATTGTTGCACGGACCGTTCCCCAGCTTAATGTTTTTGTAGTAGGACTTCCATTGAAAATTGGAGTAAGTTTCATTGTCCTTATAGCTGTGATGAGTATTATGCTATTTGTTGTATCTCAGTTATTTGAAACGATGCTAAATACGATGCGTGGCCTTATGGAAATTATTGGGGGAACATAG
- the flhB gene encoding flagellar biosynthesis protein FlhB yields the protein MKRLVTLDLQYFAGEKTEKATPKKRQDARKKGQVAKSQDVNTAIVLLGVFLFLLFGGSYLKDIVINIMSHTLQEYMLMELTEANIQMLFLAILKELVLLLGPIMLVAMVGGIIANYMQVGFLFSTEAIQPKLEKLDPIKGFKRIFSVRAIVELLKSILKISFVGLVTFMVLWNRIDEILILSQKSVGTAMVTIGSLTVQMGLFASGALLFLSLLDYFYQKYDFEKNIRMSKQDIKDEYKNIEGDPLIKSKIKQRQREMAMRRMMQEVPNADVVITNPTHYAVALKYDESKLDAPYVVAKGVDFVAQKIKMIAKEQEIITVENRPLARALYSQSEIGDAIPEEFFKAVAEILAYVYRTKNKI from the coding sequence ATGAAACGATTAGTCACTTTAGATTTACAATATTTCGCAGGAGAAAAGACTGAAAAGGCTACTCCAAAGAAAAGGCAAGATGCTAGGAAAAAAGGACAAGTAGCGAAAAGTCAAGATGTGAACACAGCTATTGTTCTATTAGGAGTCTTTTTGTTCCTATTATTCGGTGGCTCATATTTAAAAGATATTGTAATAAATATTATGAGTCATACTTTACAAGAGTATATGCTGATGGAATTGACTGAAGCAAATATTCAAATGTTATTTCTAGCGATCTTAAAAGAGCTCGTTTTGCTTCTTGGACCCATCATGCTTGTAGCGATGGTCGGGGGAATTATTGCAAATTATATGCAGGTCGGCTTTTTATTTTCGACTGAAGCGATCCAACCCAAATTAGAAAAACTTGACCCTATAAAGGGATTTAAACGAATTTTTTCTGTTCGGGCTATTGTCGAGCTTTTAAAATCAATCTTAAAAATCAGTTTTGTTGGACTTGTTACTTTTATGGTTTTATGGAACAGAATTGATGAAATCCTTATCCTATCACAGAAATCAGTAGGTACCGCGATGGTTACAATCGGAAGCTTAACAGTGCAAATGGGATTGTTTGCTTCTGGTGCTCTGCTGTTCTTATCATTATTGGATTATTTTTATCAAAAATATGATTTTGAAAAAAACATCCGAATGTCTAAACAGGATATTAAAGATGAGTATAAAAATATTGAAGGGGACCCCCTAATAAAATCAAAAATTAAACAGAGACAAAGGGAAATGGCGATGCGAAGGATGATGCAAGAAGTACCTAATGCAGATGTAGTCATTACAAATCCCACGCATTATGCAGTAGCATTGAAATATGACGAGTCGAAATTAGATGCACCTTATGTTGTTGCAAAAGGTGTTGACTTTGTCGCTCAAAAGATAAAAATGATTGCGAAAGAACAAGAAATAATAACTGTTGAAAATAGGCCTCTTGCGAGAGCTTTATATAGTCAGTCAGAAATTGGCGACGCGATCCCAGAAGAGTTTTTTAAGGCGGTCGCAGAAATTCTTGCCTATGTATACCGAACAAAAAATAAAATTTGA
- the flhA gene encoding flagellar biosynthesis protein FlhA, with protein sequence MSGKDLSVLLAVILIVAMLIIPFPPWLLSILILINITLALLVLLTTMNMSEPLQFSIFPSLLLLLTLFRLGLNVSTTRSILSTGEAGGVVHTFGTFVVGGNIVVGLVVFLILIIIQFIVITKGAERVSEVAARFTLDAMPGKQMSIDADLNAGIISEHEARERREKVSREADFYGSMDGASKFVKGDAIAGIIIVLINLIFGIVIGVMQLDLSVADSAAKFSLLTVGDGLVSQIPALLISTATGIVVTRAASDGNLGKDITTQLFAYPKMLYVTGGTIFLLGLFTPISNLLTIPIALLLCFGGYMISRTPETSKELLQETEEELETGEMKSPESVVSLLNVDPIEFEFGYGLIPLADANQGGDLLDRIVMIRRQLAIELGLVIPVVRIRDNIQLQPNEYRLKIKGNEMARGELLLDHYLAMSPGIDDDSIEGIDTIEPSFGLPAKWITEEMKEQAEIFGYTVVDPPSVVSTHITEVIKGNAHELIGRQETKQLIDHLNESYPILVEEVTPNPLSVGEVQKVLAKLLKENVSIRNLPIIFETLADFGKVTSDTDLLTEYVRQALARQITNQFSQANDSLKVVTLSGKIEKLIADGIQQTEHGNYLSIDPGMSQGILESIASQVEQLSLIEQTPIVLCSPAVRMYVRQLTERYFPQIPILSYNELEANVEVQSVGVVNID encoded by the coding sequence ATGTCTGGGAAAGACTTATCTGTTTTATTAGCTGTAATCTTAATTGTGGCTATGCTTATTATCCCTTTTCCACCATGGCTTCTAAGTATACTCATTCTAATTAATATTACATTGGCCCTTCTTGTCCTATTGACGACAATGAACATGAGTGAGCCACTTCAATTTTCAATTTTTCCTTCATTATTGTTATTATTAACACTTTTCCGATTAGGTTTAAATGTTTCGACAACACGCTCGATTTTATCTACTGGTGAAGCGGGTGGGGTTGTACATACATTTGGTACCTTCGTTGTCGGTGGAAATATTGTTGTTGGGCTTGTAGTGTTTTTAATTTTGATCATTATTCAATTTATCGTAATTACAAAAGGAGCAGAGCGTGTCTCAGAAGTAGCTGCAAGATTTACACTCGATGCAATGCCTGGGAAGCAAATGAGTATCGATGCAGATTTAAACGCTGGGATTATTTCTGAACACGAAGCCCGTGAGCGCCGTGAAAAGGTAAGTAGAGAAGCTGATTTTTATGGTTCAATGGACGGTGCGAGTAAATTTGTTAAAGGGGACGCAATTGCAGGGATTATCATTGTTCTGATCAACTTAATCTTTGGAATAGTAATAGGCGTCATGCAGCTTGACTTATCGGTAGCTGATTCTGCGGCAAAATTTTCTCTTTTAACTGTAGGGGATGGACTCGTAAGCCAAATTCCTGCACTTCTTATTTCAACTGCAACAGGGATTGTTGTTACACGTGCTGCATCAGATGGAAATCTTGGTAAGGATATTACAACTCAATTATTTGCCTACCCGAAAATGCTCTATGTTACTGGAGGAACTATTTTCTTATTAGGCTTATTTACACCAATCAGCAATTTACTTACGATTCCAATTGCATTACTTCTTTGTTTTGGAGGATATATGATTTCCAGAACCCCAGAAACTAGTAAAGAATTATTGCAGGAAACAGAGGAAGAGCTTGAAACAGGTGAAATGAAAAGTCCTGAAAGTGTCGTAAGTTTATTGAATGTAGATCCAATTGAATTTGAATTTGGATACGGACTCATTCCATTAGCTGATGCTAACCAAGGCGGAGATCTGCTCGATCGTATTGTTATGATACGGAGACAACTCGCCATTGAGCTTGGTTTAGTTATTCCGGTCGTTAGGATACGAGATAATATTCAATTGCAGCCAAATGAATATCGTCTCAAGATAAAAGGAAATGAAATGGCTCGGGGAGAACTGCTGCTTGATCATTATCTTGCGATGAGTCCTGGAATTGATGATGATTCAATAGAAGGAATTGATACAATTGAACCTTCCTTTGGTCTTCCGGCGAAATGGATAACGGAAGAAATGAAAGAGCAAGCAGAAATATTTGGATATACAGTCGTTGATCCACCATCTGTTGTTTCAACACATATTACAGAAGTCATAAAAGGAAATGCTCATGAATTAATAGGACGACAAGAAACAAAACAATTAATTGATCACCTAAATGAAAGCTATCCAATTCTTGTTGAAGAGGTTACTCCAAATCCTCTTTCAGTTGGAGAAGTGCAAAAAGTATTGGCTAAGCTATTAAAGGAAAACGTCTCTATTCGTAATTTACCAATCATTTTTGAAACACTTGCTGATTTTGGTAAGGTTACAAGTGATACAGACTTGCTAACGGAATATGTACGCCAAGCCCTAGCTCGTCAAATTACCAATCAATTTTCGCAAGCTAATGATTCGTTAAAAGTTGTAACTCTTTCTGGAAAAATAGAGAAACTAATTGCAGACGGAATACAACAAACGGAACACGGAAATTATTTATCCATTGATCCAGGCATGTCTCAAGGAATTTTAGAATCAATAGCTTCACAAGTTGAGCAATTATCTCTAATTGAACAAACACCAATTGTTTTATGTTCACCTGCTGTAAGAATGTATGTTAGACAATTAACAGAAAGGTATTTTCCGCAAATACCAATTTTATCTTATAACGAACTTGAAGCAAATGTTGAAGTACAGAGCGTTGGGGTGGTGAATATTGATTGA
- the flhF gene encoding flagellar biosynthesis protein FlhF has protein sequence MKVKKYIASSMAEAMKKIRAELGSDAVILNSREVQTGGFLGLFKKRNIEVIAAIDQQMKQQPVPITKQKISNKSVLKPELEKVSKPNDDKPNEDLINEMNELKKIISQISVPSGGFGPSYPDPIKLLHTLLMKQEIDSTIQESILSSLLEKWYVEGANASIDVVYSWLEKDLVDRISDIPFGGVSFKKKYINVVGPTGVGKTTTLAKIAAEAVINHKKKVAFITTDTYRIAAIDQLKTYAKILNIPMEVCYTIEDFYKAANSFNEFDLVLIDTAGRNFRNKQYVEDLKQVIDFDNECETFLVLSLTAKQRDMEDIFDQFSIIEIDKFIFTKADETSSYGAMYNLINKYNKGVAYMTNGQNVPDDMIAAQPSIIAKTIIGVE, from the coding sequence TTGAAGGTGAAAAAATATATTGCTTCCTCCATGGCAGAAGCCATGAAGAAGATTCGTGCTGAACTTGGAAGTGATGCAGTAATATTGAATTCAAGGGAAGTACAAACTGGCGGTTTTCTAGGGCTTTTTAAAAAACGTAATATCGAAGTAATAGCAGCTATTGATCAACAAATGAAACAACAGCCTGTACCTATTACAAAACAAAAGATTAGTAATAAGTCAGTTTTGAAACCTGAACTGGAAAAGGTTAGTAAACCAAATGATGATAAGCCTAATGAAGATTTAATAAATGAAATGAATGAACTAAAAAAGATCATTTCACAAATATCTGTGCCATCTGGAGGTTTTGGACCGTCCTATCCTGATCCTATTAAACTGTTGCACACTTTATTAATGAAACAAGAAATTGATTCTACAATCCAAGAATCGATCTTAAGTTCTCTATTAGAAAAATGGTATGTCGAGGGAGCGAATGCTTCAATTGATGTCGTATATTCATGGCTGGAAAAAGATTTAGTTGATAGAATTTCTGATATCCCATTTGGAGGAGTCTCCTTTAAGAAAAAGTATATTAATGTTGTAGGTCCAACAGGTGTTGGGAAGACGACAACTCTAGCAAAAATAGCTGCTGAAGCAGTTATTAATCATAAGAAAAAAGTAGCTTTTATTACGACAGATACATACAGAATTGCCGCAATTGATCAATTAAAAACATATGCCAAAATATTAAATATTCCAATGGAAGTTTGTTATACGATTGAAGATTTTTATAAAGCTGCAAATTCTTTTAATGAATTCGACCTTGTACTTATTGATACAGCTGGAAGGAATTTTAGAAATAAGCAGTATGTTGAAGATTTAAAACAGGTAATCGATTTTGATAACGAATGTGAAACATTCCTTGTTCTCTCCCTTACGGCAAAACAAAGGGATATGGAAGACATTTTTGACCAGTTTTCAATTATTGAGATTGATAAATTTATTTTTACTAAAGCTGATGAAACATCGAGTTATGGTGCCATGTATAATTTGATCAATAAATACAACAAGGGTGTTGCATACATGACAAATGGTCAAAATGTTCCCGATGATATGATTGCAGCACAACCGAGTATTATAGCAAAAACAATTATTGGGGTCGAATAA
- a CDS encoding MinD/ParA family protein has product MKDQAEDLRIKLKRLANKKHPKTLAVVSGKGGVGKSNISLNFSISLSQKGFSVLLFDMDVGMGNLDILMGKTSVYSIVDFFKGTVTLKDTIMNGPEGIKYIAGGSGLSQLVKLEEEMIDKFTIELSQLIQDYDYVIFDMGAGVTNESIKFILSVHEIIAITTPEPTAITDAYSILKHIHLMDSTIPFYVVINRVQSEKEGIQTFSRISKVLNSFLGRDSYFLGVVPDDRSIQQAVRRQIPFILNNNKSPASKSLSEMTERYMKKHFSGTTESNAFPFISKLKKLLFER; this is encoded by the coding sequence ATGAAAGACCAAGCAGAAGATTTACGAATAAAATTGAAAAGGCTAGCAAATAAGAAACATCCGAAGACGTTAGCAGTTGTAAGTGGAAAGGGAGGAGTAGGAAAGTCTAATATTTCTTTAAACTTTTCTATTTCACTCTCCCAAAAAGGATTTTCCGTGTTGCTTTTTGACATGGATGTAGGAATGGGTAACCTCGATATATTAATGGGAAAAACATCTGTATATTCAATTGTTGACTTTTTTAAAGGCACTGTAACCTTAAAAGATACAATTATGAATGGACCTGAAGGCATTAAATATATTGCAGGTGGTTCCGGGCTTTCTCAATTAGTGAAGCTAGAAGAAGAAATGATTGATAAATTTACAATAGAGTTATCACAATTAATTCAGGATTACGATTATGTAATTTTCGATATGGGTGCAGGCGTTACAAATGAATCGATTAAATTTATACTTTCAGTTCATGAAATTATTGCGATTACAACTCCAGAACCTACAGCAATTACAGATGCTTATTCGATATTGAAGCATATCCATTTGATGGATTCAACCATTCCTTTTTATGTTGTCATCAATCGAGTCCAAAGTGAAAAGGAAGGAATTCAGACATTCAGTCGAATTTCCAAGGTATTAAATAGCTTTCTTGGTAGGGATTCTTATTTTCTTGGTGTTGTTCCTGATGATCGATCTATTCAACAAGCAGTTAGGCGGCAAATTCCTTTTATTCTTAATAATAATAAATCTCCTGCATCAAAATCTTTATCAGAAATGACAGAACGCTATATGAAAAAGCATTTTAGTGGAACGACAGAATCAAATGCCTTTCCGTTTATATCAAAATTAAAGAAGCTCCTCTTTGAAAGGTAG
- a CDS encoding protein-glutamate methylesterase/protein-glutamine glutaminase, translating to MEKIRVLIVDDSAFMRKLISEFLAEDSKIEVIGTARNGKEGLKKVKELKPDVVTMDVEMPILNGLDAVKQIMLEQPTPVIMLSSTTKEGAENTLTAIQNGAIDFIAKPSGAISLDLHKIKEELILKVISASKVSRKNLINILPKTTKCEDSYSRIELRKPNDIVNKAFNRSNSNTKKIVCIGTSTGGPRALQNVLTNLPADIDAGILIVQHMPAGFTKSLAIRLNSISNISVKEAVDGEIVQKGTAYIAPGGLHLKVVESGLNLLIKLDKSESRNGHRPSVDVLFESVSEIKEYMKVAVIMTGMGSDGTQGLIALKNNGTVRAIAESQETSIIFGMPKAAIATRLIDEVQDVDKIAESILKYV from the coding sequence ATGGAGAAAATAAGAGTGCTTATAGTTGATGATTCAGCCTTTATGAGAAAGCTTATTTCTGAATTCCTAGCTGAAGATTCTAAAATTGAAGTAATTGGAACTGCAAGAAATGGTAAAGAAGGACTGAAAAAAGTAAAAGAATTAAAACCAGATGTTGTAACGATGGATGTAGAGATGCCAATATTGAACGGATTAGATGCGGTAAAGCAGATTATGCTCGAACAACCTACTCCAGTCATAATGCTGTCAAGTACAACAAAGGAAGGGGCAGAGAATACATTAACCGCAATCCAAAATGGTGCAATCGATTTTATTGCAAAACCGTCTGGTGCAATTTCTCTCGATCTTCATAAAATCAAGGAAGAACTAATACTTAAGGTCATCTCAGCTAGTAAAGTTAGCCGTAAAAATTTGATAAATATATTACCAAAGACTACTAAATGTGAAGATAGTTATAGTAGAATAGAACTAAGAAAACCTAATGACATTGTTAATAAGGCATTTAATAGAAGCAATTCCAATACAAAAAAAATAGTTTGTATTGGAACTTCTACCGGGGGACCTAGGGCACTACAGAATGTCCTTACGAATCTGCCTGCGGATATTGATGCTGGAATTCTTATTGTTCAACATATGCCAGCTGGATTTACCAAATCTTTAGCAATAAGATTAAATTCAATCAGCAATATTTCTGTGAAAGAAGCTGTCGATGGTGAAATTGTACAAAAGGGGACTGCTTATATTGCTCCTGGAGGTCTACATTTAAAAGTTGTAGAATCTGGCTTGAATCTCTTAATAAAGCTAGACAAATCTGAGTCGCGTAACGGTCACAGACCATCTGTAGATGTACTATTCGAATCTGTAAGTGAAATTAAAGAGTATATGAAAGTAGCAGTGATAATGACTGGCATGGGATCAGATGGAACACAGGGGCTAATTGCTTTAAAAAATAATGGGACAGTAAGAGCAATTGCTGAATCACAAGAGACATCGATCATTTTCGGGATGCCAAAAGCTGCTATTGCAACAAGATTAATTGATGAAGTTCAAGATGTTGATAAAATCGCTGAATCTATTTTGAAATATGTATAA